A window of Gavia stellata isolate bGavSte3 chromosome 21, bGavSte3.hap2, whole genome shotgun sequence contains these coding sequences:
- the KIAA1671 gene encoding uncharacterized protein KIAA1671 homolog isoform X3, with the protein MTYSLWAALIRRIDQLKQCFSRQPSGAKDTDTLVQEPDSQYGTWHEQRHSGDSFVPESPFSENDVVSTRKQPPNSHPSSLSSQTEPASLVDHHDFSKDRRSTSLDRSSTDMDSTDGTDLPPPGDTYPDEKTTDFSFIDQTTILDSSALKTRVQLSKKRRRRAPISHSLRRSRGLEFENRFSLTEEPDNTWMFKDSTEEKKTMQQEDSDEEEKIQHTARSSSVQAQRLPVFPGMDHSALKAQLRKRQESESPGEVSSAQLFKSPKPQLQLGTPGSRLLPSSVEKEDRSEEKSPQWLKELKSKKRQSHYENQV; encoded by the exons ATGACTTACTCCTTGTGGGCAGCACTAATTCGCCGGATA GATCAGCTGAAGCAGTGCTTCTCCAGACAGCCCTCGGGAGCGAAGGACACAGACACGCTCGTGCAGGAGCCCGACAGCCAGTACGGCACCTGGCACGAGCAGCGGCACAGTGGGGACAG CTTTGTGCCCGAATCTCCTTTCTCGGAAAACGATGTCGTTTCGACGAGAAAGCAACCTCCAAATAGCCACCCGTCTTCACTGTCCTCTCAAACGGAACCTGCCTCCCTGGTTGATCACCATGACTTCTCTAAAGACCGAAGGAGCACAAGTTTGGACCGTTCTAGCACTGACATGGACTCTACTGATGGGACTGACTTACCTCCTCCAGGAGACACCTACCCTGATGAAAAGACCACTGATTTCTCTTTCATTGAT caAACCACTATTCTGGACTCCAGTGCACTGAAAACTCGTGTACAGCTCAGCAAAAAGAGACGCCGTCGGGCTCCTATTTCCCACTCTCTTAGAAGAAGCAGAGGGCTGGagtttgaaaacagattttctttgacGGAAGAACCAGATAATACCTGGATGTTTAAAGATTCCACAG aagagaagaaaactatGCAACAGGAAGATTCTGATGAGGAAGAGAAGATACAGCATACTGCGAGATCGTCCTCTGTACAAGCTCAGAGACTTCCCGTATTTCCAGGAATGGACCACTCCGCTCTCAAG gcCCAACTGCGGAAAAGACAAGAGTCTGAGAGTCCTGGTGAAGTAAGTTCTGCTCAGCTGTTCAAATCCCCTAAACCACAACTGCAGCTTGGAACTCCTGGTAGCAGACTGCTGCCCTCCAGCGTAGAGAAGGAGGACAG GTCAGAAGAAAAGTCTCCTCAGTGGCTGAAGGAGCTGAAATCAAAGAAGAGACAGAGCCATTACGAGAATCAGGTTTGA